One part of the Sulfolobus tengchongensis genome encodes these proteins:
- a CDS encoding UbiX family flavin prenyltransferase, whose protein sequence is MVSGLAEETGAKGWRQKTERVIIGISGASGSIYGIRTVMVLNKLGYETHVIISKSAEKVAQKELGLNLLEEIKKYSSYIYTQSQIEASPSSSSFTVTAKGMIIIPCSIKTLAQIANGIGSNLISRTALNFIRTNKKIVLVIRETPLGAIELENALKLARLGAIIMPASPAFYILPKSIDDMVNFIVGKALDLLGIEHDIYKRWKG, encoded by the coding sequence ATGGTTAGCGGATTGGCTGAGGAAACAGGAGCAAAAGGCTGGAGGCAAAAAACAGAAAGGGTTATTATAGGAATAAGCGGAGCTAGTGGAAGTATATATGGTATAAGAACAGTTATGGTTTTAAATAAACTTGGTTATGAAACACATGTCATAATATCTAAAAGTGCAGAAAAAGTTGCACAAAAAGAACTTGGCTTAAATTTGTTGGAAGAGATAAAGAAATATTCTTCGTATATTTATACTCAAAGTCAAATTGAAGCATCGCCTTCTAGCTCAAGCTTTACTGTTACTGCGAAAGGTATGATTATTATTCCGTGTAGTATTAAAACACTTGCACAAATTGCAAATGGAATAGGATCCAATTTAATATCTAGAACAGCTCTGAATTTCATTAGAACAAACAAGAAAATAGTATTAGTAATTAGGGAAACCCCCTTGGGTGCAATAGAACTTGAAAATGCACTAAAGTTAGCTAGATTAGGTGCAATAATAATGCCAGCTTCTCCTGCATTCTATATCTTACCAAAAAGCATAGATGATATGGTCAATTTTATAGTTGGTAAGGCCCTAGATCTATTAGGTATAGAACATGATATATATAAAAGATGGAAAGGGTAA
- the glyS gene encoding glycine--tRNA ligase, with translation MSEVINKVLDLAKRRGIFWSSYEIYGGVAGFYDIGPIGVKIKNRIVELWRKYFIRDNNDLVVEIETPIIGPAKVFEASGHVESFTDPIVECKNCKRVYRADHLIEDTIKKSVEGLKPEDLTKIIRDNNIRCPSCGGELSEVRLFNLLFTTNIGPYTGNLGFLRPETAQGMFTAFKRVYETSRQRLPIGIAQIGRVARNEISPRQGLIRMREFTIMEVEFFIDPNDTDINNVPLHRFQDIKFNILTAVEKEKDGKPQEFKLEEAVREKIIIQPWMAYWMAVASNFVKALGINDFYFEEKLPYERAHYSKQTFDQIAIVNGIKVEISGHAYRGDYDLTRHMKFSGQDLTIFRKYDEPKIVKKKTLIINNVKLKEKELRKKVMELINNRSVEEVEQLIKNNVKIDDKPLSEFLSVVEREEKIHGEHFIPHVVEPSFGVERTLFLTVVNAYREKEGRVILSLPKYLAPYDIAVFPLLEKEELIKKSIEIRDTLSDRYDVLYDEVGSIGRRYARADEIGVPFAITVDPQTLVDNTVTIRDRDSWKQVRVKVNDLQISLEKLFRGEALNKIGIEVKDSNE, from the coding sequence GTGAGCGAAGTAATAAATAAAGTACTAGACCTAGCTAAAAGAAGAGGAATCTTTTGGTCGTCATATGAGATCTATGGGGGAGTAGCAGGGTTCTATGATATAGGACCTATTGGTGTTAAGATTAAAAATAGAATAGTAGAGCTATGGCGAAAATACTTCATAAGAGACAATAATGATTTAGTAGTTGAAATAGAAACACCAATAATAGGCCCGGCTAAGGTATTTGAAGCAAGTGGGCATGTTGAAAGTTTCACAGATCCCATTGTGGAATGTAAAAATTGTAAAAGAGTGTACAGGGCAGATCATCTAATTGAGGATACAATAAAGAAAAGTGTAGAAGGATTAAAACCAGAGGACCTCACTAAAATAATAAGGGATAATAATATCAGATGTCCATCATGTGGCGGCGAATTAAGTGAAGTGAGACTATTTAATTTATTGTTTACGACTAATATTGGCCCTTATACTGGTAACTTAGGATTTCTTAGACCAGAAACTGCACAAGGTATGTTTACTGCGTTTAAACGAGTGTATGAGACAAGTAGACAGAGATTACCAATAGGAATAGCACAAATTGGAAGAGTAGCGAGGAATGAGATTTCTCCTAGACAAGGACTAATAAGAATGAGGGAATTTACCATTATGGAAGTGGAGTTTTTCATAGATCCTAATGATACTGACATTAACAACGTGCCGTTGCATCGATTTCAAGATATTAAGTTTAATATACTTACTGCAGTTGAAAAGGAAAAAGATGGAAAGCCACAAGAGTTTAAGCTAGAAGAGGCTGTAAGAGAGAAAATCATTATTCAACCTTGGATGGCATACTGGATGGCTGTAGCGTCAAATTTTGTAAAAGCATTAGGTATTAATGATTTTTACTTTGAGGAGAAATTACCTTATGAAAGGGCACATTACTCTAAGCAAACTTTTGATCAAATAGCAATAGTTAATGGGATTAAGGTTGAAATTTCTGGACATGCATATAGGGGAGACTATGATCTGACAAGACATATGAAATTTAGTGGACAAGATCTAACTATTTTCAGAAAATATGATGAACCGAAAATTGTAAAGAAGAAGACATTAATTATAAATAATGTTAAACTGAAAGAAAAGGAGTTAAGAAAGAAAGTAATGGAGTTAATAAACAATAGAAGTGTGGAGGAGGTAGAACAACTGATAAAGAATAACGTTAAGATTGACGATAAACCTTTGAGTGAGTTCCTTAGCGTAGTTGAGAGAGAAGAAAAAATTCATGGAGAGCACTTCATACCACATGTAGTTGAACCTTCTTTTGGCGTAGAGAGAACGTTATTTTTGACTGTGGTAAATGCCTATAGAGAAAAAGAAGGTCGAGTTATTTTGTCTTTACCTAAATATCTTGCACCCTATGACATTGCAGTTTTTCCTCTTCTAGAAAAAGAAGAATTAATTAAAAAATCTATTGAAATTAGAGATACTCTTTCTGATAGATATGATGTGCTATACGATGAAGTTGGAAGTATTGGAAGGAGATATGCTAGGGCTGATGAAATAGGAGTACCATTCGCTATAACTGTAGACCCACAAACGTTAGTGGATAATACTGTCACGATAAGGGATAGGGACAGTTGGAAACAAGTAAGAGTTAAAGTAAATGATCTTCAGATTTCACTGGAAAAGTTATTTAGAGGAGAAGCTCTTAATAAAATTGGAATTGAGGTGAAAGATAGTAATGAGTAA
- the endA gene encoding tRNA-intron lyase, whose product MIRALLVGSKVVVPDVDDSRYLYSSGFYGKPIGISKPKSPKDITRPLELSLIESVYLTKKGLISVVDKNGETIEYSKLYEYSSKLISKFDIVYKVYEDLRERGFIVRSGIKYGADFAVYTLGPGLEHAPYVVIAVDIDEELSPHELLSFGRVSHSTRKRLLLGLVDRKVGSVRYIMFKWVKM is encoded by the coding sequence ATGATAAGAGCCTTGTTAGTAGGCTCAAAAGTAGTAGTCCCTGATGTAGATGATTCAAGATACCTGTATTCAAGTGGTTTTTACGGCAAGCCTATAGGTATTTCTAAGCCTAAGTCACCCAAAGATATTACCAGGCCTCTAGAATTGTCATTAATTGAGAGTGTGTACTTAACTAAAAAAGGATTAATCAGTGTCGTAGATAAAAATGGCGAAACTATAGAATATTCAAAATTATATGAATATAGCTCGAAATTAATATCGAAATTCGATATAGTATATAAAGTTTATGAAGATTTACGGGAAAGGGGATTTATAGTCAGATCTGGAATAAAATATGGAGCTGACTTTGCAGTATACACATTAGGTCCTGGTCTAGAACACGCACCTTACGTAGTTATAGCTGTAGACATTGATGAAGAGCTATCTCCTCACGAGCTATTAAGCTTTGGGAGAGTTTCTCACAGCACAAGAAAAAGATTATTATTGGGACTAGTTGACCGTAAAGTAGGTAGTGTAAGATACATAATGTTTAAATGGGTCAAAATGTAA
- a CDS encoding phosphate transport regulator, translating to MSEGIATLTIEEQLQQISLKLLDEIRVLYEFLSNNNSINANAMQVYSKVNGIKNEIETSKYRLGEYIFKIREGLLDKDLYVDILNNLEKVAQNLDAAAYRLGVIFAKQLVIDDVVNRLLIVICEKIIASLTHFIEALRLLSLNPKNSYENAHNVIKIEQEIDELYRSLELTLFEKKIVDFTYVMLLKDIADRLEDSEDLLKNSADNITYIAYERM from the coding sequence ATGAGTGAAGGAATTGCAACACTTACAATAGAAGAGCAACTTCAACAGATATCATTAAAATTACTAGATGAAATTAGGGTTTTATATGAATTCTTATCTAATAATAATAGTATCAATGCTAATGCAATGCAAGTTTACTCTAAGGTAAACGGTATAAAGAATGAGATAGAGACAAGCAAATATAGATTGGGTGAATATATTTTTAAAATAAGAGAGGGTTTATTGGATAAGGATTTATACGTAGATATTTTAAATAATTTAGAGAAAGTCGCACAAAATTTGGATGCCGCCGCGTATAGATTAGGTGTAATTTTCGCAAAACAATTAGTTATTGATGACGTAGTTAATAGGTTGCTAATAGTAATTTGCGAGAAAATCATAGCATCTCTTACACATTTTATAGAAGCACTGAGACTCCTTTCTTTAAATCCTAAGAACTCTTATGAAAATGCTCACAATGTGATAAAAATAGAGCAGGAAATTGATGAGCTTTACAGAAGTTTAGAGTTAACATTATTTGAGAAGAAAATAGTTGATTTTACCTATGTTATGTTACTTAAAGATATAGCTGATAGATTAGAAGATAGTGAAGATTTATTGAAAAATTCGGCTGATAACATAACTTACATAGCGTATGAGAGGATGTAG